The DNA region GCGATGGTATCCGCAATATCGCAAGGCCAAGTACGGCACGCCGCCGGTGAATGCGCTGCCGTCGCACTAGTCGGTGCGACAAGATCGATCCATCAAAGCAACGGAAAGCACGACGATGAAGAGCGTTTTGGCGAAGCTTGCGACCGACTTTCTCTCCACCATCGTGTTCCTGGTGGTCTATGTCGCCACCGACAATGTGGTGCTCGCCACCGGTGTTGCCATCGCCGGCGCGATCGCGCAGGCGATCTATGCCCGCATCAAGGGCGAAGTGCTCGGCTTCATGACCTGGGCGAGCCTCGCGCTGGTCGTCGTGCTCGGCACCGCGACGCTGTTGACCAACGATCCGCGCTTCGTGCTGGCGAAGCCTTCGATCGCGCATTTCGCGATCGGTGCCATCATGCTGAAGCGCGGCTGGATGCTGCGCTACATGCCGCCGCGGGTGACGGAGGTCATTCCGGAGTATGTCACGGTCGCCGGCTATGCGTGGGCGATCCTGATGTTCGCCCTCGGCGCCGGCACCATCGCGATTGCATCGACCGGCGACATGAAGCTGTGGGCCACCTATGTGGCCGTGGTGGCGCCGGGTGCCAAGATCGCCGCTTTCGCGATCCAGTACCTCGTCTTTCGCGTCATCATCACCAATCGGCTGCGCGCCACGGCCCGCGCCTGATCGCCGCAGCCCAAAACTAGGCGTGACCGATAAGATGGGCTATATCCCCGCGCACGCTTTTCATCTCGAGGGGAGACATTTATGGCGGTAGACGGAAACTGGAATCTCACCATGACGACGCCGATGGGCGAGCGCAAGGCGACGCTGTCGCTGGCGAGCTCGGGCGGCACGCTCACGGGCACGCAGGGCGCCGAAGGCAATTCCACCGAGATCTTCGACGGCACCGTGAACGGCGATGCCGTCGCATGGAAGGTGTCGATCACCAATCCGATGCCGCTGACGCTCGAATTCACCGGTACGGTTGCCGGCGACGGCATCTCCGGCGAGATGGGCATCGGCCCGATGGGCAGCTTCCCGTTCACCGGCGCGCGGGCGTAAGCACCCGATCTAGAACCAGATCTGCATCGGCAGATCGAACACGTCGCGCGGCGGCGTCCCCTCGGGAACGCTGCCACGCGGCTCACATGCGGCGATCGCGACGGCGCAGGCATCCAACACGTCATCGCGCTTGGCACCGGTGCCGATCCGCGTCTCATTGAGCCAACGATCGATCTCGCGAAAGCCTGCGCGCTTCACCAGCCTGCAGCGGAGGGCATCGCCCTCCTCCGACTTCTTGCGGGGCAACGGCTTGCCGCCGTTCAATCGCAAGAAGACAAGCTCGGGATGCACCTCGCGAATGTCGCGCGTGGGGTTCGCGCGAACATAGGCGTCGACTTCCATGATCTTCGGCCCGAGGTGCCAGAGCTGGCGCGAGACGCGGGTCTGGCCGCGGTGCAGTGCTTCCGCATTGGCTTCGTCGGGATCCGAGAATTCCTGCCACAACCAGCGCCGCGCACCCGTGAAAACGCGCGAGCTGTGTGGCCGTAGCATCGCGCGCGCCAGGAGATCGCACGCGCGCAAGCCGTCATCGGTCAGGCCGATCGGGATATCGATGCCGGCACGGTCGAATGGACGCGTCAACGCGTCCGCGATGTCGGGATGGAACGAGATGGTTCGCCGGTCGCCGTCGATACTGACGGCGACCCAGCCTTTGGAAAATCCGTCGAGGCCTATGACCCTCAACCGAGATTCAGTTCCTTGAAGAAGTCGTTACCCTTGTCGTCGATGATGATGAAGGCCGGGAAGTCGACCACGTCGATGCGCCAGATCGCTTCCATGCCGAGCTCGGGATATTCGACTACCTCGACCTTCTTGATGCAGTGCTCGGCGAGGTTCGCCGCCGCACCGCCGATCGAGCCGAGATAGAAGCCGCCGTGCTTCTTGCAGGCCTCGCGCACCGCGACGGCGCGATTGCCCTTGGCGACCATCACCATCGAGCCGCCTGCCGCCTGGAACTGGTCGACGAAGGAATCCATGCGGCCGGCCGTGGTCGGGCCGAACGCGCCGGAGGCGTAGCCGTCGGGCGTCTTGGCGGGACCGGCGTAGTACACCGGATGGTTCTTGAAATAATCCGGCAGCGGCTCGCCCTTCTCCAGCCGCTCGCGCAGCTTGGCGTGCGCGGAATCGCGGGCGACGATCATGGTGCCGGTCATCGAGACCCGGGTCTTGGTCGGATATTGCGACAGCGTCGCCAGGATCTCCTTCATCGGCTTGTTGAGGTCGATCTTGACCACCTCGCCGCCGAGCGACTGCTCGACCGCGGGCAGATACTGCGCCGGGTTGTGCTCGAGCTCCTCGAGATAGACGCCGTCTTTGGTGATCTTGCCGAGCACCTGGCGGTCGGCCGAGCACGAGACGCCGAGCCCGATCGGCAGCGAGGCACCGTGGCGCGGCAGCCGGATCACACGCACGTCGTGGCAGAAATACTTGCCGCCGAACTGCGCGCCGACGCCGAGCGACTGCGTCATCTTGAGGATTTCCTGCTCCATCTCGAGATCGCGGAACGCGTTGCCATCGGCCGAGCCGTGCGTCGGCAGCGCGTCGAGATAGCGCGCGGAAGCCAGCTTCACCGTCTTCATGCAGAGCTCGGCCGAGGTGCCGCCGATCACGATCGCAAGGTGATAGGGCGG from Bradyrhizobium genosp. L includes:
- a CDS encoding DUF429 domain-containing protein, with translation MRVIGLDGFSKGWVAVSIDGDRRTISFHPDIADALTRPFDRAGIDIPIGLTDDGLRACDLLARAMLRPHSSRVFTGARRWLWQEFSDPDEANAEALHRGQTRVSRQLWHLGPKIMEVDAYVRANPTRDIREVHPELVFLRLNGGKPLPRKKSEEGDALRCRLVKRAGFREIDRWLNETRIGTGAKRDDVLDACAVAIAACEPRGSVPEGTPPRDVFDLPMQIWF
- a CDS encoding inner membrane-spanning protein YciB, with protein sequence MKSVLAKLATDFLSTIVFLVVYVATDNVVLATGVAIAGAIAQAIYARIKGEVLGFMTWASLALVVVLGTATLLTNDPRFVLAKPSIAHFAIGAIMLKRGWMLRYMPPRVTEVIPEYVTVAGYAWAILMFALGAGTIAIASTGDMKLWATYVAVVAPGAKIAAFAIQYLVFRVIITNRLRATARA
- a CDS encoding fumarate hydratase — protein: MNAPSAFPDQQKPVPPYKHTPLFPLGADATPYKKVTSEGVRVEKVLGKDMLVVSRDALRALSEAAFGEINHYLRPGHLKQLRNILEDKEASDNDKFVAFDFLKNANIAAGGVLPMCQDTGTAIIMGKKGCNVITDGDDEAALSEGARDAYLRRNLRYSQVAPLSMYEEKNTANNMPAQCEIYAEGGSSEVDSAYKFMFMAKGGGSANKSFLFQATPSVLTKDRLLAFLKEKVLTLGTAACPPYHLAIVIGGTSAELCMKTVKLASARYLDALPTHGSADGNAFRDLEMEQEILKMTQSLGVGAQFGGKYFCHDVRVIRLPRHGASLPIGLGVSCSADRQVLGKITKDGVYLEELEHNPAQYLPAVEQSLGGEVVKIDLNKPMKEILATLSQYPTKTRVSMTGTMIVARDSAHAKLRERLEKGEPLPDYFKNHPVYYAGPAKTPDGYASGAFGPTTAGRMDSFVDQFQAAGGSMVMVAKGNRAVAVREACKKHGGFYLGSIGGAAANLAEHCIKKVEVVEYPELGMEAIWRIDVVDFPAFIIIDDKGNDFFKELNLG